CCGTGGCTTCTTCCGAAAGGGGAACATTAGGTACATCGTTGTGCATctccaaatctgcctaactCTCAAGTGGAGCTTTATTtcatgtggaagagaattggACTCAAACTCATTGACTTTTATCAATAGCGTCAGACGCCAAGCAaatagcctcgtcgatttctttgtccgacagattacgATTATTTGTGAGCTTTTTCAAGTttagttttggtgctaactcagccctgaattcccagtcagtgtgggcgaaagacctaattgtggtcattactcCCTTTTTCAGAGAAGAAGGTGAGGACAGTTTAAGATTGACCACGAAGTGGTCGGACCTGcctggtaaggtatcacatgatattacttgaaagctttgcttcatttgcatagacagAAAGAAGTCTATTATAGAGtgactactgggccttgacggCGAATCCGGCAAGACCATTACGAGATTGGTTggcgagaaagggtcgtgggtccatttgagcaggattttaccattacagttaatggccgtGCCGCcccagtgattgtgcctggaACTTGCCTCCAAAGGCAgggtaattagatttcaactggagatcactcaagacttttaagtcgtGGCCCAGTTCCTAATTTTTTTGATCGGCATCTAATATAAACGGAGACTATGAGAATCCGCTTACTATCTgccgttttaatgaaagccgccgcAGCGGATTAAgttagcaggttgtctatggcgacttcTTCGAATTCATAATCTTGTTTGATTAATAAGGCGAGGATCCGGTGAAGTTCACtttatgcctgcttttaagatgaGCCTCCGAAAtgcaataaatgtctgctttcagagagtcgaccaacacctgggcagtggcacgttggacGTGAGATaaaagggacgcggagttaaaagtaacgatTTAACTCCATAGACTAAGGATGAGTTTGATGACGGCGAATTGCCGTTGTTCGTTTGTGGTCGCTGAAGCAAGAgctccaaccaattcacggaacGCAGCAGGTTGGTTTGCGAGAGACGGTattgttggaggtggaggtgcaggAGCCACCCGGGGCAGCGAGTTTTTCGTGGCTTGGGCGTAAGATACGCCTGCTTTGGCaaaactttgagacagttgtgGTACTGCCTGTTTGTTCTGCTGTACCTCTTTAGTTTTGCGGGCTTTGGCAGCCTCTTTTCGGGTCAGCATATCTTTGTATGTCGAGCAACCGCGGTAGCTGGTGGGATGTCCGACTTTGCCGCAGTTGTAGCAATGCGGCACCTCCGTTGTGGGGGGGTTGGCCCGCGCCCGCGCCACACGCATCggtgtacaattgtacaattttgagctacgcCCCAAAATTCTGACAGTTGAAACATTGTATCTGTTCTATCGGCCTTTTTTTCTGGGGTAACATTCTGGTGCAGTATGTACTTCACCTTGAAGACatcgttgagctcttgagagggctcgaaagtCCCGATGGAGACTTAATTAGGAGTGTAGGACTTTCCTTATGAATAGCTTTATACTGTTTGGTCAGGAAGTTGGCCACTGATCTGATTTTTAGCTCCGGATGCTCTGCTTTGAGCTCCACAGCATCGATTTCCCGATGTAGTCCTCGAATAATGAGTGAGTACGTTCTCAGGGATTGAGGGGTACTGGTTGTGGCGCTGAAGCTTTACTCTTTGGCAAGAGCGAAAATTTTGCCGTGATCGTcgatggattcggcgaaaatgagggtcttatccgACCTTGTATTCTTTAGTGTTGTTTTTGTCTCTTTTGCCTTAAGGGACCTTAGCAATTGAGGGACGTTTAGTGAGTATCTGGTAATTACCggttttttgggtttttgggcGGGGGTTGGGGTAACATTGGCCTGAGGATCGCTTCCAGTAATCTTAACACTTTTTGCACTAACCTTAGTTTTTCTCGGCTTTCGCCGTGTGACGAAGGTGAACTGGTCCTCGTCCTCCGATGTTGTTGgctttgatgttgctggtttctACTAATACGGCTTCGGCGAAAGCAGATGCACATCTCACGATGTCATCCACTTAACTCGGTTGCCTAGTTTGCTTTTGCAGGTTTTCCTTTTCCTGCCGTTTTTGTCTCTCCACCCTGAGCTCTGGACGGAGTTCTGCAATCTCCTCCTTCAATATACTCATGATTTCTAGCAAGTCTGCTTGACTCTCGTCTCCGGGGCTCGGGGCCCCCTCTTCGTCGGAGGGGCACCCGATCTTGGCCCTTTTGGCGGACATCTCCTTGTTTTCCTCTGCTGCTGCTGCCTTCAGTCTTTTTGTCCTGGGGAAGTGATTgtggagaaaagaaaaaaatataaaaatatatgcaaagtaaatcttgaaaaagaaattttttttgttctgcTCGTTCGTCGCAGCTGACTGCCGACCGAAGTCGGTTCAAGATGTTCGAGACATTAAAGTTGGAGTATCTTCTCCTGCTGCTTGCCACTGATTTTTCTCTTCTCACTTAGGCATTCAGTTTAGTTCTGCCAACAGCATTCTAACCATTATATCTAACAATCTCGAGCTAGTCATATTTCAATCGTTATATTTTTTTAGGTGGCCGGACGGAAAGGATTTCCACACGTCATCTACGCTCGAATATGGCGCTGGCCGGATTTGCACAAAAATGAACTGAAACACATCAAATATTGTCAATTCGCATTCGACCTTAAATGTGATTCTGTGTGCGTCAATCCTTATCACTATGAAAGAGTACTTTCGCCTGGTATTGACATCTCCGTACTCAGTTTACAATCAGGACCCTCGCGGCTGCTGAAAGATGAGTACACGGCCGGCGGGTCATTTGGCGGTGGTGGATTCGATATAGATGGGAACGAGGTGGCAAAACTTCAACATCCAGTCAGTATGGGTACAGAAAATTATCCACCTTATGCAGCAGGCTCAGGTAAATAGAAGAAAGTGCGGTTCAAGATAATGTTTTTAACATGCGCATTTtgcatttatttcaatttattcatgATTTTGCTTTTCATAGTTTCCGTTCTAAACTTAAAGGTGCTCCAAGACAAATGAATGCTTTTTATTCGTCATGTGGCAGTGCTTTGTTAAAGATCGAACCCAGTGAGGTTGGAAGAAATGTTTGGATGGTACCGCCGCCTCGGCTGCCTTTGCATCCTCACTGTAAGAGGTTTTCTTTtattcttctgttgaaatttGCGGTAGTTGGTTTTATAATTTGCAGGTGTAGTTGTAAAATATGTAGCTTGTCTTTGAAACTgtagttggttttcatttaaaaaaaaattgaatttttatcagCCATGCCGTCCCATACACTGACATACTCGCAGCAACATGCTCAGCCAAATTGTGTACAAGGACAAAGTTTTACAACTGCCTCATCCTTGCCTCAGAATGAACAGGCTATCACGACCCAGTCGAATTCGGTTGACCACAGCACCCAGCAATCGCATTCAGGTCAATCTAATGGCTATTACCCGCCTGTGCTGCCGGAATCCTTGGCTCCAGATATTCAGATGAGTGCTCCTCCCGCATCATCCGTGACTCAAACAAACAGCCATGTTGGGACGAACCCAAAGCCGCAAGTGCAACAGCTTTATTCACAGACTTCGACAGGAAATACTCTGCATGGAACATGGACAGGAACTAGTACTCTTACTTACACGCAATCCATGCAACCACCAGACGTTCGAAGCCAAGGCGGATATTGTAAGTTTCCATTGAATCACTTGAGTGTTCCTTCACGCTGCAATCTTGCTTTTGATTAGATAACAACTCTCTTCCCGGTGATTATCAGTCAGCGCCACGCCTGCTTTCTCGACAACCTGCGCCTGAATTTTGGTGCTCCGTGGCGTATTTCGAACTCGATGCGCAGGTTGGTGAAACGTTTAAAGTTTTATCGTCAAAGCCGAATGTAATTATTGATGGATATGTTGACCCGTCGGGAGGAAATAGATTCTGTTTGGGTGCATTGAGTAATGTGCACAGGACAGAACAGAGTGAAAGAGCCAGGTAAGTGTTTACAGGAAGTTGCCTTCATTGGTTTAACCTTACAACTCTGCAGACTGCATATCGGTAAGGGTGTTCAGTTGGATTTAAGAGGAGAAGGAGACGTCTGGCTACGGTGCCTTAGTGAAAACTCAGTTTTTGTACAGAGCTACTATTTGGATCGTGAGGCTGGTCGCACACCGGGCGATGCTGTTCATAAAATTTATCCAGCAGCATGTATTAAGGTGGGTTCGAGAAATGAAGCGCTTTTGGAATTTGATAAAGTTGACTATGGTTTTTCAATTAGGTTTTCGACCTGCGCCAGTGCCATAGACAAATGCAATCGCTTGCATCAAACGCTCAAGCAGCAGCTGCAGCTCAGGCAGCCGCTGTGGCCGGTTTGCCTGCAGCGCAAAATAACGTGTCTTCTAGGAGTGAGTTTGCTATCCCTTAATATGCTAGAAATGCATAAAATTCTAACACCCTTTATAGGTTTGAGTGTTGTGGCCGGGATAGGTGTCGACGACTTACGTCGTCTATGCATTCTTCGTTTAAGTTTCGTAAAAGGCTGGGGACCAGATTATCCAAGACAGTCAATTAAGGACACTCCATGTTGGATTGAGCTTCATTTACATCGTGCGCTTCAGTTACTGGATGAAGTTCTTCACACCATGCCCATCGATGGACCTCGAATAGTTGAATAGGAGAAAAACGGGATCGCCTTTGACAGTGTATTATTAAATGACGAAGTGCAAAATTATTCAGCGTAGATGAATAGGTACTTCAGTTGAAGAGAAAATAGGTTTAACCAAAgttgaagaaaaatgaaattgaattttactAGTTTGATAATTTTTGCAAGCAAAGATCAGATTCTTGTTTGAAAGTTAATTTCGCTAAGGGAGTTAAATTTGaagttgatgaattgctcaggTTAGAATGTTTAGCGGTGCAAGATGCCATTTAGGTTTGCATACTCGTATAAGCTTTCCTAAATGTGTTGTTCGAGTATTTTAAATCAAGTGAATTGAATCCTATTTTTAAAATAAGGACGAGAAAATTGAAGGAACCGTTTCGAAAGCATCGAACTTCGTCGCATATTTACGGCTGTCTCTTCACATGATGGGTAAGTACATACTTTGATTTGCCTATTGCAATATTCTAGTCACgttatttgttggaaagtaaTCAATTTAGCATACCCTAAGCTACTTCAACTAGAAGGGCAATCTAATGTTTCTACCAGGGTTGAAAAAAGGTGGACCGATTACTGTCTGCTACTCTGTTGCGTTGTGGTCACGAAAAAAAGTTTACATTTCGGAAGAACCATTGCATGAAATTCTAGAAAACCATGAAAGCtgtaaaaatgagaagtgaaattttaaaaaaaatattggttgTAAGTCAGTCCGTTGTCAATTGTTTGTTTCGTCCACAATTTACACTACACTAACGAATTGACTGACAGTGACAGTACCTGTTTCATTGTGGTCGGTCGTAAAAAATTCTATTACTTAGTTTCAGTCTTAGATTGTGtttcagctttgctatgaggcgTTAAAACACGTCGGAGTACCGGaacctggacgcttcgggtataaagttaTCTAAAAGttctaaatattccttgatatatctcAAAATTCCAACTCCACCGTTCATTTGAGGTCAGTTTATATGATGACGACATCATACTtttcttagagtgcgataaattcatgtgaaatgcacaattttgacttctataactttgttaataatatctggattttttcaaactttccaaaattatgtattttgGGTTTGCATATAATGATACCAAATTTCGAACGTCTAGGATGAACTTCttctttctaaaatatggtgatGTGCTATTAGCAACtttctttgagcagatataggaattacatgtattttgaggcctagatttcgtatggatgcactattgtgatttctttcaaatttttcgattaagtgggttctgagaacgagatctctTGCACTTtttagggcacacattttgagccctcactcccctgtgtttcacccagCAAATATcatcagattcgaaaagtactaatcgagctctttcatttgataccccactcgactatattttgtgaaaaaaatgtatacccccctttcacatatatggagagcccccctcaacttaacataaaatggcgccacttgctatatgtaaagggattcatagattacatcttctcaccaaatttcgtaacaattcaGTCGTTAGACTAGCAACATCTTCGACTTTGCTCAGACTAGCAACAGCAATGGCCTTGACGACCAACCTACATTTAATATTGCTCCTGATTTTCTGTTGGATTGGAgtattcaagttcaaaggagacaatttattatctgccatgacggtagcctaatGCAatcggctagaggattgtttctcgaagaaaaactcacgaagagaatgaaCTTGATTGTAGTACGTTtctaaatcaagtaccccccttcctccccgatgacgtgggatagtgatcctcaatttttcggcagctctattgtgcatgttgttgtttgcaagaactacccttacccgtctattgacagattctaaatcggtattactccactgtatcacaccgaaagtgtatagaaggacgggaatggcaaaggtgttgattgccatgattttatttttcccgtacaactcagttttaaggacaagatccagacgccgctcaaattcccccagcaacttagatttcataattgccacagcaggtgttgttgcttgcaatatgccgaggtatttccaATACCTCCAGTTTCCAGTTTCCAGCTGTATAGCTGCCAGTATCCGATCTAGAGGGGTATGTCCTTTCTGCCTCTATGATGAAATCAGGGGAACGCAATGTCGGAAACACGTAACTTTCTTAGGTTATGAACCGCGTGAAATGGAAGCAAGTGCCTTGCATACGCGCCTGACTATGGGAGCCATGAACAACGGTTGGTTAGAGGCAGCAGCATTAGCACACAATCAAGATATGCACGCCACAAACGGTAACTTAGATACCGTCCATAGTATGAAACAGGATAGGACTGATGTTGTTGAATTCTGTAGGTCAATGTTTTGGGATGCTGCTACTATACAGGTTGAGTCTGTTAACAGGCCTTCATCTAATGTTGCTAAATTATTGCGCAACTTGCAATTCATTTTTTACAGCAGGGATTCAGGAAGAGGCTCACAGGTGCCCGTGATAGCAGGAACTATTCACCAATCCATGATTAAATGGTGGGATGATATCGAGGAGGAAGAATTAGTGGAGGAGGAGCAATTCGATTCCGGAAGTTCCGGCACTGAGGGGAGGACAGAGACGCCAACTGACCAAAGATACACTGTGGAACATGTTGGAAGTCAGAACACCCCGGAAGGTAGGGCCAAAGATGGAGAGAATACCCGGCGAGGGGATGAAACAGATGAAGGAACGGGTGAAGAAACAGAAGTGGAAACATCATATGAGGGGAACCCGAATAGGGGCAACGACATCCATCGAGCCGATACATCATATCTGGGGTCAGAAGACGAAATTCTAAAAATCTCTGATGACGACCCACCACTGGTTCGGGAGTTAAAGATTGGCCTGCAAGGAGTCGCTGCAGTGGCGAGAGAgggtcaaaaaatcaaaggtggAAGAGTAAAGAAAGGAAgtaagttcactaggatgatgGCAGCATTACGCAAGACTGCAAAACGCGTTACACAGATTGCAGGGGAGGGTGCAGGGGAGGGAGGGTGTGATACAGCATCAGTAGGGGTGCAAGTGGGCCAAGGAGGTCGAGGAGGAAGATCGAAGGAAAGGGGAGAGGATGAGAGATGGATAGCCCATTTCAAGAGAGCTACTAAACACCTGAAATGGATAGGAGTCGGAACAGATAGTAGAAAAAATCACGGGGCTTTAGAGAGAACAGGAGCAGGGGACAAGATGATAGACGCTGCCGTGAATCCTCAGCCAGCTACCCCAGGTTTAATAAATCCTTCGAAGGGGATTTATACTTTTGGATATCTTTCGAACCCTACCCTGTTAGCGGCGGCAGTTGATAGAGCAATTACAGGGGAGACCCATGACTACAGGGTTCTCGCCTTGAAAGTTGACCTGTATGATGAACTGCGTGAAAGGAGGATAGTTCAGCCAACTGGAGTAGATTACGCTTGGGCTGGTACTGAGCAAAATGATCCTACCATGATACACCTATGTCAGATAGGGGGGTGGCATTACGACGCAGTGTTTATCACAATGGATATGTTGGAAGTGGGATTAAGGAGAGGAGGGCTGCTGCGGGTAGGGAGTGGTGGAGAGGAAGAATGGGCACTAAATGGGACAGATGTCCGGATAATACCGTTAGTTGAGAATACGGATCCAGGGGGCAAAGGCAGGGATATGTGGATAGTTAGCCATCTAACGTACCCTCTAACATGGGTCATAGACGCATGTACTGTGTATAAGGTAGGAGGCCCAGATACGGGGGATGAGGAAATGTTCATTAGAACTGCAGGGCTAGTGGATATACATGACAAAGCCACCAAGATTATCTTTTTGATCCCTAGCAAATCAGTGAGCACAGTTACCCTGGGTAATAGGATATTCCCGGTGGTAACAACAGATCACCGAGGTGAGGTACCAGCGAACATGGACATTCCGGTGTTTAATATGGACGACGTCCTATGTAATATTCTTGATGGGATCTTAAGCTATTCACACCCCCTAAGGGAGGCCTTTGACGCGTATACCTTGCCATACTTCCCAAAAGGGATCAATTGGTTAGAGATCAATTCATTGAGTATAGCTCTAACCGTCAGATGGCACCAAAAAGTGGAGGGTATTAAAGAAGGTGAAGGGCCTTTGACGTACGTAGGGGCGCCAAGTATGTCCTGGAAGTATTAGGGCTACAACCGCGGGAAGGCATACGCGATACGTCCTACCCCGAGTATGGAGGGCGGTCAACTGTGAATGGCCTAGACCAGCGATTCATCCAAAGGATGAAAGCTCGTGAATCCTGTGCAGTAGTACTAGGGAACTGGGGGAGCATGGCAAGCATAGCGGTAGCCAGTGGGTTTGCGACGTTTGATACGAGGAACGTCGAGGACAAGAAGGCCACGAGAGCACGGTGTTATAGCGGAGGTGTAGATAGGCTTCGAAATATTTAAACGGGCGGCGGCATACACTGAGCGGATAGCGTTCCCTGCCGCAGTACCCAACGCTATGCGGTATTGGGCCTCGATAATTCGGGGCCATGGTGACGCAGGATTTACTGTCGAATGGTTTGCCCATATGTTCATCACGGTCCACGTCACTTGGAACTGGAACATGAATGTAATAAACCACACCGGAGGAGTCGCAACGCTCACAGGTACGCGAGGGCCTTCTTCATGGGGGCGAAGTATTTTAAATACTGAATGGTGTGAGTTTACCATGAGTGGTCGCACGGGTGACGAGAAGGATATATATGTACTCGATGATACCCAAGCACGATGGACATATAACTCATATTGCCAGATTGGACAGGGAGAGGACGTTTGGCATTTGGAGCAGGCGCTTTCACGGTTAGATCTCACCCGGGAAGACCCGAGTTGGGGTTTTAAATATCAAACGCACCCCAGGTATGAACCTCTAGAAGGATACGTGTTTATCGTTGACTACAGTGATGGAGGGGTAATGGCTCGCGGTCACGGGTGGATGGAGGAGGGGAGTGCCAATCCTGATCCTGATCGATGGGGATGGGGTTTGCAAGTGCGCATTAAAGATTTCAGAGCTGAACAACTTAAAACATTAGTCATTCCGGCAGGGACAGCGGGAGTGATATGTAGCCGACAGTACGGGCCCAGAACCATACTGTATAGGGGCAGTAGGGATTCTGGAGTCACTGGCATACGGCAACATTACCTTGACAGGCCCATGGGTCTTGACGCCAGTAAACTAGAGAAGAGAACGTTAAAAGATGCAGCGGCTGCGGAGGACAGGGGGACCAGCAGCCGCGAAAAAGAGCTGACCCAAGAGGAAAAGATTATCACTCTGGAGAAGAAGCTAGCAGAGATGAAGGCGGCACGAGACAGGGAGCAGCGAGCCGGAGAAAACGAGGAGGAAACAAGGGCGCCACTGGAAGAGGAGAAAGACAGGGGGGCAGAGAAGAAAGTATCACTGCCGGTCGAAACTCCCTCGGGAGTGAAAGAGGCTGTTCTTGTGAAGCCAGATTTATTACAGGAACATGGCAGGAAGGCGGAGCAAGATTCGTTGGAAATTGCAGCTGGGAAAAGGGGGGAGTAGAGTGGGGGAGGTGTGCGGCCATCTGGCCGGAATGGGTGTGGAGCCCGGCGCTGTTCAGGATTAAGATGGGTGCTGCCATAAGTAAGCTCTAAATTACCCCTTCATTGATAGAATCTAAATTCGTATATGTGGGCACAAGGACATGCGCTCCGTGATTGTGACTCCCAAGTATCCCGCTGCCGGTATTTCAAACAAACCTCATTCGATTTCAACATGTACTCAGTACCTCGCTGTCGACTACTCCCCTCAACGAAAATGAGAAAATCATCCGCGTAGGCGATATACTCAGCTACGAAAGAAGGCTCACCCAGTAGTTCAtccatcatcaggttccatataaatggacgtacgatagatccctgtggtcAGCCCCATTCCATATTCACTCACACACGCTGGTTGACACCTTGGACGAGTGCTTtcctaccatggaagtagctcttccataGAGCCAACACCATAATAGACAACACGGACAACTTAAGTAATTAAATGCACttttgaaatctacaaaaatTCCAAGGACGTACTTGCTATGACAACGGACAACAAATTTCTGCACATATATTAAGGCCTCGCTGGTGGATTAGTACGGAAGCCATACTACCTGTCAGACACCAAGTGGGATGTTTTCAcccccagtcgctggaccacaatcctctccaggaccttgccaagggccgggagaagagatatgGCTCTGTACGACTGAGGATTACTCTTAACCTCCTCTAGTGACCTCAGGAGCACAACCACCTTGGTGGAGTTCCAGAATGCAGGAAAATAACCCTCCCTTCAGTAACATTCAAACagacactggacatgagatgggatgaTCTGCCAGATGTCTTTGCACCTCTCGCCAGTCATCCCATCCTAGCTAGGTGATTTCCTGAGCCTCGTCATTCTCTCTCCGATCTCACAACACTTCAGGGGAGGAATTTCTTTCGCTCCTTCAGCATCAGCGACCGTCAAAAGACACCAAAGGCTGAAATCTTGGAAATAGATCACCCAGCAAAGCACAAACATTTTCCTCTACATATCCGGTTGACCCTCCCCAAGGGTCATCACTACGCTCATCGACGAATCGCCTGCAGTTTCGTTCTTTCGACTGCCTCAACAGATCTTTATAAGGTGAAAcacctcgcctataggcgagccT
The DNA window shown above is from Hermetia illucens chromosome 5, iHerIll2.2.curated.20191125, whole genome shotgun sequence and carries:
- the LOC119656494 gene encoding mothers against decapentaplegic homolog 4-like gives rise to the protein MVGLSVAENVYSNVRLHENLSGREMNSLPSSGASSSTSTSAPTSADACLSIVHSLMCHRQGGESEGFAKRAIESLVKKLKEKRDELDSLITAITTSGSHPSKCVTIQRTLDGRLQVAGRKGFPHVIYARIWRWPDLHKNELKHIKYCQFAFDLKCDSVCVNPYHYERVLSPGIDISVLSLQSGPSRLLKDEYTAGGSFGGGGFDIDGNEVAKLQHPVSMGTENYPPYAAGSGAPRQMNAFYSSCGSALLKIEPSEVGRNVWMVPPPRLPLHPHSMPSHTLTYSQQHAQPNCVQGQSFTTASSLPQNEQAITTQSNSVDHSTQQSHSGQSNGYYPPVLPESLAPDIQMSAPPASSVTQTNSHVGTNPKPQVQQLYSQTSTGNTLHGTWTGTSTLTYTQSMQPPDVRSQGGYYNNSLPGDYQSAPRLLSRQPAPEFWCSVAYFELDAQVGETFKVLSSKPNVIIDGYVDPSGGNRFCLGALSNVHRTEQSERARLHIGKGVQLDLRGEGDVWLRCLSENSVFVQSYYLDREAGRTPGDAVHKIYPAACIKVFDLRQCHRQMQSLASNAQAAAAAQAAAVAGLPAAQNNVSSRSLSVVAGIGVDDLRRLCILRLSFVKGWGPDYPRQSIKDTPCWIELHLHRALQLLDEVLHTMPIDGPRIVE